AGGTTGTCCATGAAGAAGAACGCGCCGACGGCGGCGAGCACGACCAGCGGCACCCACATCAGGGCGGCGTTCTGCAGGTAGAGGTCCCGGCCGGCCTCGGTGGTGCCGACCACGCCGCCGACCACGGCGATCCCGCCGACGAGGACGGCCTTGGGCACGAGCAGCTGGACGACCGCGACGCCGATGTTGCCGCCCGCGGCGTTGAGGCCCAGCGCGAGGCCCTTCTCGCGGTCGGGGAAGAAGTGGCTGATGCTCGCCATCGACGAGGCGAAGTTGCCGCCGCCGACGCCCGCGGCAGCCGCGGTGAGCAGGAAGAACCAGTACGGCGTCGTGGGGTCCAGCACCGCCGTGGTGAGCATGCCGAGCGGCACCAGCAGGAGCAGCGCGCTGACGACGGTCCAGTTGCGGCCGCCGACCAGGGCGGGCATGAACGTGTACGGCACCCGCAGGACCGCGCCGACGATCGCCGCGGTGGACACCAGCCAGAACAGCTGGTCGGTGGAGAAGGCGAACCCGGCGGCCGGCAGGAACGTCACGGTGATGCTGAACAGCAGCCAGACGGAGAAGCCGATGTTCTCCGCGAGGATGGACCAGACGAGGTTGCGGCGGGCGACGGGGCGGCCGAGCGGCGACTCCCAGTACGCGCGGTCCTCGGGGTCGTAGCCGTCGACCCACCGGCCGCCGAGCCGGACGAGGGGGCCGGTCGTGCGGGTCGTGGCTGCCGTGGGCGTACCGGTCGTGGCCGTGGTGGGGGCTGCCGTCGTCGCTGCCGTGGCTGCCGCGGAGGCGCGGGACGGCTGGGCGGGGGGCGTCTGGGCGGGGGGCGTCGTCGCCGGGGCCGGGGTGGTGGTGGCCATGGGGTGTGCTCCCGTCGGTCGGGCCGCAGCAGGTCTGCGTGCCGTGCGGCCGACGCTAGGAAGAGCGTGTGTCGGGGGACCGCGTCCGGTGTGACCAGTCGGGAACCTTCCCCTCACGCCGCCGACGGGCCGGTGTGAGGGGCAGGGCCGACGGGGGCGGCGCAGCGGTCGGCGAGGACCTGGACGAGCTCCGGCGCGACGCCGACGGGCTCCGCGACCACGACCGCCCCGGCCGCCAGGGCCTGGGCGCGCGCCTTGTCCGGCAGGTACCCGGGGCCGACGAACAGGCCGCCGACGGCGACGCTGTGCCCCTGGGCGACCAGCGCGGCGACGGCCTGGCCGGGGGTGGGCTCCGCGGCCGAGGCGTAGGCGCTCACCGCGGGCAGGCCGTGGCGCTCGCCCCAGGCCGCGGCGGTCTGCTCGAGCTCGGCACGTGCGGGCGCCGACGACGTGCCCGCCGACGCCATGACGAGCGCGGTCGGGCGGACCCCGTCGGGCAGGTCGGTCTCGGCCAGGCGGCGGTCGAGGGCGTCGAGCAGCGCGGGGTGGCCGACGAGCGGGCCCTGGACGTGGACGTCGGCGCCGTCCGCGGTTGCCGCGCACGACGCGAGCGCCTCCGGCAGGTCGACGGTCACGTGGTAGGCCGGGGTGAAGAGCAGGGGCTGCACGCGGACGGTGCGGTGGCCCCGGGCGGCGAGGGCGTCGACGGCCTCCTGCGGCCGCGGCCCGGCGTGGTCGAGCTGGGACACGACGACCTCGGTGCCGAGCCGCTCGCCGAGCGCCGCCGCCAGGCCGTCGGTGACCGCGCGGGAGCGGGGGTCGCGGCTGCCGTGGGCGACGAGGACGACCGGGTCGGGCTGCATGGCGGGCGCCAGGGCGACGACCTCGCCGACGACGACGATCCCGGGCGGGCGGACACCGGCCTGCTCCGCGCGGCCGGCGATGTCGGCGAGGGTGCCGACCACCCGCCGCTGGCGCTCGCCGAATCCGTCCTCGAGCACCGCCGCGGGGGTGGTGGCCGACCAGCCGAGCGCCACGAGCCGGTCCGCGGTCGCGGCCAGGCCCGAGACGCCCATGAGCAGGACGAGGGTGCCCTCGGTCGGCACCTGGCCGGCCCGCAGGTCCTCGTGGGCGGACAGCACGGTGAAGGAGCGCGAGACGCCGCGGTGGGTGACGGGGATGCCGAGCGCCGCGGGCACGGACACCGCGCTGGTGACGCCGGGCGTGACCGCGACGGTGACGCCGGCCTCCCGGCAGGCCAGCAGCTCCTCCCCGCCCCGGCCCAGGACGAACGGGTCGCCGCCCTTGAGCCGGACGACCCGCCGGCCGCGGCGCGCGTGCTCGACGAGGAACAGGTTGATCTCGTGCTGCGGCACGGGGTGGTGGCCGGCGGTCTTGCCGACGTCGACGAGCTCGACGTCGGGGTCCAGCTCGTCGAGGACGGAGGTCGGGGCCAGGGTGTCGTGGACGACGACGTCCGCCTGGGCGAGCAGGCGCCGGGCACGGGTGGTGAGCAGGCCCGGGTCGCCGGGGCCGCCGCCGACGAGGTCGACCCTGCCGGGTCCGGGACGGTGGCGGCGCAGCGGCAGCGACCCGGTGTCCAGCGCCGTGGCGACGGCGTCGCGCAGCCGGGCGGCCCGGCGGGGGTCCCCGCCCGCGGTCACGGCGACCGAGACGTCGTCGACCCGGGCGACGGCGGGGAACCAGGCGCTCGACGCGGCGGCGTCGGTGGCGTCGACGCACCACACCCGGCGCTGCTCGGCGTCGGCGGCGACCCGGGAGTCGGTGGCGCGGTCGCCGGTGGCGGTGTGGACGAACCAGGCCCCGTCCAGGTCGGCGGGCTCGTAGCCGCGGGAGTGCCAGGTGACGCGGCCGGCGCGGGCGTGCTCGGCCAGGTCCTCGCACAGCTCGGGCGCGACGACGTGGACTTCTGCGCCGCCGTCGAGCAGGGCCCGGGTGCGGCGGGCGGACACCGGACCCCCGCCGACGCAGACGACCCGGCGGCCGGTGAGGCGGAGGCCGACGGGGACGGGGGTGCCATTCGGGGTTCCCGGGTTCTCGTCGGCGACCGGCGCGTGGCCGGGGGCGTGGACTGGCGCCTGGGCGGTGGCGTGGACCGGTGCGTGCCCGGCGGCATTGATTGGCGCCTGGGCGGGGGCGTGGGCCCGGGCGGGGGCGTGCGGGGGCAGGGGCGTCGAGGTCGGCGTCACGGGGTCCCCCGGTGGGTGCTGTCGGTCGTCCCGGCGCGGCGTCGGCACGCGTCAGGCCCGGTCGTCGACCGGGTCCGTCGGACGCTAGGGCCGGGTCGGGCGGGTCGGGCCGGGGGTGAGCAGACGTTGACCGACTCGTCACACCACGACACGAGCCCGAAACGGACGCCGGTGGCTGCGCGTGCGGCTGGCGCCCGCGACTGGGACGGAACGGGTGCCGGCGGGGCAGTCGGACGACCGTTCGGTCCCACTCGCGGTCCCCACTCGCGGTCCCGGGTGCGATGGGGGCGGCCGAGTGACGTCCCGGACGGGAGTCGGGTGGGGCGGCGGCGACGACCAGCCGGCGACGGCGGACGGGACCCGCGGCTCTGCGGCGGAGGATGGGCGCATGGCGGTCGAGGCGATGGCGGGCGACACACCCACGGGCGACAGGCGGACGGTGGACGGGCTGGTGCTCGCCGGGGGCGCGGGGACGCGGTTCGGCGGCGACAAGACGGCAGCCGTCGTGGGCGGGCGGACCCTGCTGGGCCGGGCCGTCCAGACCATGGTCGACGCGGGGACCGGGACGGTCGCGGTCGTCGGGCCGCGGCTCCCCGACGACCTGGACCTCGGCGTCCGCCCGACCGACGCACGCCCGACCGACCCCACGTCGCGGCTCGTCCTCACCCGGGAGGACCCGCCCGGCTCGGGACCCGTCGCCGGGCTGCTCGCCGGGCTCCGGGAGCTGACGGCACCGACCGTCCTCGTCCTGGCCGCCGACCTGCCGGGGGTGACCCGCGCGGTGCTCGCCGACCTGCTCGACGCGCTCGACGCGGACCCGGGTGCCGAGGCGGCCGTCGCCACCGACGCCGACGGACGGGCGCAGTGGCTCACCGCGGCCTACCGGACGGCCCCGCTGCGGGCGGCCTGCGAGGCGGCGGTGGCGGGCGCGACCGGTGAGCGCGGGCCGTCGGTCAAGGGCGTCGTCGGGCGGCTGGCCGTGGCCGAGGTGGCCCCTCGGCCCGGGTGGGGCAGGCTGGTCGACGTGGACACCCCCCAGGACCTCACCCGCGCCGTGCTCGACGACTGGGCGCGCCGGCTCTCCGACGAGCTCGGGCTGCAGGCGGCGCTCGCCGGCACCGACGCCCCCGCGGTCGTCGACCTCGTCCTCGACCTGGCCAAGGACGCCGCGCACACCATCGCCCGCCCCGCGGCCCCGATCACGACCTTTGCGCTAGGCGTGGCCGCCGGGCTCGCGGCCGGTGGCGGGCAGGCGGCCGACCTGACCGCCCTCCGCGCCCGCATCGACGCGCTCATCGACGCCCACGACGGGTCCGCTCCCCAGGCCTGACCCCGCGACCGGGCGCCCTCGGGCCTCGGGCCGGGTCTGTGGACGGCGAGAGGGCGCTCGTGACCGCGGCACCGGCGCGCCGCGGTCACCGGTGACCGCTCACGAGCGGCCCGCTCACGGGGCAGCCTCGTCCCGCCCGGGGCGGGGTGTGGACGACGAGAGGGCTCGAGTGACGCCCGCCCCCGGCGTGTCGCCGTCATACGGGCCCTCTCGCAGCGGGCGGCGGCGGCCAGCTCCGGCGCTCGCCCCAGCGGCAGGTGCCGCTCAGCCCCGCGCCGGCCAGCCCCGACGCCCGCCAGCCCTGGCGTCAGCCCCCGCCCCCCCCCCCCCCCCCTGGCGCGGGGCGAAGGGCACCCTGACGGGGGCCAGGCGGCCGGGGGAGGGGGGGGGGGGCAGGGCCTCGCGCCAGCGGTGCAGCGGGTAGACCGCGCCGAGCACGTCGCCCTCGCCGCCCACGCCGTCGCCGAGCGGGGCCTCCTGGGCCAGCCGGAGAGCGGTCGGGAACGCGTCGCCGGCGCTGGCGTAGGTGCCGACCAGCTCCAGCTCGCGGAACCAGGCCGGGCTGAGGTCCGCCCCGGTCGCCGGCATGCCGGACAGGACGACGCGGCCGCCCGCGCGGGTGGTGCGCAGCGCCATGTCGAGCGAGCTGGCCGAGCCGACCGCGTCGACGGCCACGTCGACGCCGCCCAGCAGGTACTCCTGGTCCATCCGCGACGCGATGCCCGGCAGGCGGGTCTGCACGGTGAGGGCCTGCGTGAGCCGGCGGACGCCGCGCAGCGCCTCGGCCGGCTGCACCACGTCGGTGGCGCCGAACCGGCGGGCCAGGGCGGCCTGCGCGGAGTGCTTGGCGACGACGACGATGCGGCCCGCCGGCGTGAGCTGCCGGATGGCGAGGGTGGCGAACAGCCCCACCGCGCCGGCGCCGGAGACGAGGACGGTCTGGCCCTCCTCGACGCGGGCCTGCGAGGCGAGGCGGACCGCGCAGGCCAGCGGCTCGACGAGCACGGCGCGCGTGTCGGACAGGGTCTCGGGCACTACGTGCAGCTGCGAGCGGTGGACGACCAGGCGCTCGCCCCAGCCGCCGCCGGTCGAGGCGCAGTAGCCGGTCTGCAGGCCGGGACGCAGGTGACCGACGCTCACCCGGTCGCAGCGGTTGGTGTGGCCGGCGGCGCACTGCTCGCAGGCGTCCAGGCCGCGGGCGGCGCAGGCGAGCACGGGGTCGACGACGACCCGGGTCCCGGCGGGCAGGTCCTCGCAGTCCTGGGTGAGCGTGCCGACGATCTCGTGGCCCGGCACGCACGGCATGGACGAGACGCCCGCGAAGTACAGCGACGTCGTGCCCGTGACCGCGCCCAGGTCGGAGCCGCAGATCCCCGACAGGTGGACCTTGAGCTCGGCCCAGCCCGCGCGGCGGACCACCGGCTCGTTGCGGGTGGTCAGCCGGACCGGCGCCAGCGGGCCGACGAGCAGACCGGGGACGCCGCCCGCCGCGGTGATGGCCCGGGCGGCCGCGTACCGGGGGACCGAGCGGAACAGCTCCAGCGCCAGCATCACGCGGCTCATCCAACCGCACCCGCAGGGCCCGGCAGGACGCGCCCCGGTCAGCCGGGCAGGCGCGCCTGGGAGGTGTCGATGCTCGGCAGCTGCAGGCGCGGGCTGCGCCCGGCGGTGCCCCAGTCCTCGATCGGCCAGCGCAGCTTGCGCGCCTCGCGGTACAGCGTGACGTCCGGGCTGACCGCCGTCGGGCGGCCCACGGCCTGGAGCATCGGCAGGTCGGAGTGGGAGTCGGCGTAGCCGTAGGCCTGCGACAGGTCCGCGCCCTCGACCGACGCGTACCGCTTCAGCCAGGCCGCGCGCGCCTCGCCGACCAGGGGCGGGCGGGTGAGGAACCCGGTGCAGCGGCCGCGGGAGTCGGTGTCGAGCTCGGCGGCGACGATCTCGTCGAACAGCGGCGCGAGCGGGCGGGTGATGGGGGTGACCGCCCCGGTGATGAGGACGGTCCGGTGCCCGGCCGCGCGGTGCTCGCGCACCCGCCGGATCGCGGCGCCGCTCACCCGCTCCAGCACGTGGGGGGTGAGGGTCTCGTCGACCATCTCCTCCAGCGCCCGCAGGTCGGCGCCCTCGTAGCGGCGGTAGGCGCTCCGGATCAGGGCACCGCGGTCGCGCCGCTCGGCGCGCAGGTACAGCGGCAGCCGGGCCGCGGTCGCCGCGAGCTCGCGGACCTTGCCGGCGGCCGACAGCTCGGGCAGCCGCACCCACAGGTAGGTCTCGATGATGTTGCTGCTCAGCAGCGTGCCGTCCATGTCGAACACGGCAAGCACCGGCGCGGCGTCGGGGTCGACCGGCTCGGACGGGTCGCGGGGGGCGACGACGCGGGGCGCGGGGCCGCCGGAGCGGCCGCGCCGGCGGCGGATGACGTCGTAGTCGCGCACGCCCTGCGTGACGGCGGGGCAGTGCACCTCGATGAGGTAGTGCTCCCAGTCGATGACGGCGGTGTCGAAGCCGAACGTCTCCTGGTCCTCGGGGTCCATCGCCTGGTGCATGGCGAGCATGCGGTCGTCGACGAAGTACAGCTCGACCTGGGTGTAGGCGCGGTACAGGTCCATGTAGCGGCGCAGGAAGTCCAGGCGCCGCTTCTGGGTGTCGAGGTTGCGGGCGATCGAGCGGACCCGGTCGCTGCGCGGCGCCAGCGACAGCGCGCCCTCGGCCACGCCGTAGGCCTTCTCGCCCGTGGTGAGCGCGCGCTCGACGATCCGGGCGCCGGGGAAGCGCCACGTCGCCAGCCGGACCGCGCCGCGGGAGTCCATGTCGAACGGGTGCTGCGCGAAGTACTCGCGGACGTGGTCGTACAGCTGCCGGAACGTCAGCGGGTTGCGCGAGCCCGAGCTCAGGTGGACGTAGGCGGGCTCGCCGACCGGCGGCGGCGTCGCGGCCACGGCGATGATCGAGTTGACGACCAGGTCGATCGGCACGATGTCGATGACCGAGTCCGGGGCGGCCGGCAGCTCGGGCAGCTCGCCGCGGCCGTAGGCGAGGATGATCGGGTCCGCCATCTTGAAGCCCTCGATCCAGCCCGGGTGGGGCGTGGTGAGGGCGGACTCGATGATGCTGGGCCGGTACACCGTGGTCGGCAGGACCGGGGCGGCGACCTCCTCCACGACGCGCTCGCCGAGGGCCTTGGTGAAGGTGTAGACGTCGGTCCAGCCGAGGCTGCGGGCGCGCTCGCCGCCGGCGGCCTTCTGCTGGTCGGTCACCCAGGTGCGGCGGCGCTCCTCGGCGTCCGCGGCCACCGCGAGCGGCCCGGCGCGGTCGTGGTCCTTCTCGGCCTTCGCGACCAGCCTGCTGAGGACCGCCGGGGTGCGGGAGGTGTCCTCGATCCGCGCGGCGACGCGCTGGGCGGCCTCGTGCTCGGCCCGCCAGTCGACGGTGTGCTCGACCGAGACCTCCATGACCGGCCCGCGTCGGCGGCCGCCGACGTAGGCGGTCGACACGTGCACGTAGTGCAGCGGCCGGTGGCTCCCGTCCGGCTGCCGCGCGGACTCCACGACCCGCTCGACCAGGCCCTGCACGCCGACGACGTTGGTCTGGAACGCGGACTGGATCGGCGGGTCGAAGCTCACGTCGCCGGCACAGTGGACGACGACGTCCAGGTCGGTGGGTAGCGCGGGGACGTCGTACAGGTCGCCCGACAGCGTCTCCACGCGCGCCCCGGAGCCCTCGGGCAGGTCGGCGAAGATGCCCTTGCCGAGCAGCTTGGCCACCCGGTCCTCGGCGGTCTGGCCCTGCTTGGGCCGCACCATCGCCACGACCGTGCAGCCCGGGACGTCCCGCAGCAGCTTGTGCAGCAGCGCCTCGCCGACGAAGCCGGTGACACCGGTCAGCAGGATGCGCTTCCCCGCCAGGGAGTCCGCCAGTCGCATGCGGGCATCCAACCACCCATGACCTCGGGGGCAGGCCGTGGACGGGCCCGCCGCGCCCCCTCGGCGACGTGGAAGGATCGACTCCGGACCTGCAGACCTGCCAGACACGAGGAGCCCGCGATGCCCATCGCCACCCCCGAGCGCTACGCCGAGATGCTCAACGCGGCCAAGGACGGCTCGTACGCCTTCCCCGCCATCAACGTCACGTCGTCGCAGACGCTGAACGCCGTCATCCGCGGCTTCGCCGAGGCCGAGTCCGACGGGATCGTCCAGGTCTCCACCGGCGGCGCGGAGTACCTGTCCGGCCCGACCGTCAAGGACATGGTCATCGGTGCGACCGCGCTGGCGCAGTACGCGCACGAGGTCGCCCGCGCCTACGACGTGCAGATCGCCCTGCACACCGACCACTGCCCCAAGGACAAGCTCGACGGCTTCGTCCGCCCCCTGCTCGCCATGAGCAAGGAGCGCGTCGGCAAGGGCCAGGGCCCGCTGTTCCAGTCGCACATGTGGGACGGCTCGGCCGTGCCGCTGGAGGAGAACCTCCAGATCGCCGAGCAGCTCCTCGCGGAGTGCGCCGAGGCCAAGGTCGTCCTCGAGATCGAGGTCGGCGTGGTCGGCGGCGAGGAGGACGGCGTCGACAACGAGATCAACGACAAGCTGTACACGACGACCGAGGACGCCCTGGCCATGGTCGAGGCGCTCGGCACCGGCGAGAAGGGCGTCTACATGGCGGCCCTGACGTTCGGCAACGTCCACGGCGTCTACAAGCCCGGCAACGTCAAGCTGCGCCCGGAGATCCTCCGCGACTGCCAGGACGCCATCGCCGAGAAGCTCGGCCAGCCCAAGGGCAGCAAGCCCGCGCTGCTCGTCTTCCACGGCGGCTCCGGCTCGCTCCCGCAGGAGATCAGCGACGCCGTCGACTACGGCGCCGTGAAGATGAACATCGACACCGACACCCAGTACGCGTTCACGCGGCCGGTCGTCGAGCACGTCATGAAGAACTACGACGGCGTGCTGAAGATCGACGGCGAGGTCGGCAACAAGAAGGCCTACGACCCCCGCGCCTGGGGCAAGGCGGCCGAGACCGGCCTGGCCCAGCGCGTCGTCGAGGCCTGCCAGAACCTGCGCAGCGCCGGCCGCAGGCTCAGCTGAGACCTAGCACCACCAGCACGCAGCGACGGCCGCCGGGGTCTCCCCGGCGGCCGTCGTGCCCGCCGCTCGGTCTGCCGCGAGGGCTCAGTCCGTCGGGGTCGACGTCCGGCCGTCGCGCACGACGTCGAGCAGCGAGGCGATCCGCGTCGTCTCGATGAGGAAGCCGACGAGGTCCGGCGGGTCGAGCAGCCGGACCCGCTCCGGGGCGCGGGAGGCCAGGCGGGCCAGGAACGCCACGCCGGTGGAGTCCATGAACGTGACGAGGTGGCTGTCCACCTCGATCCGCCGGGTCCCGGCGAGGGCGTCGTCCGCGGCCTCGAGCAGGTCCGGCCCGAGCTCGGCGTCGATCTCGCCCGTGAGCACCACGCGCGTGGCGGCGGGCTCGAAGAGGACGTGCACCGACCCGGGGTCGACGGGACGGACGACGGGGGCGGTGGGGGCCTCGTCGGGGGCCTCGTCCTCGGCCGGCGTCGCGCTGTTCTGCGTCATCTGTCGTTCTCCTGCTCGTCCTCTGCGCCCAGGCGACCGGGCTGCTGCCGGGAGGACGCGTTGCAGGGACGCTAGCAAGCGGGGGAGGATGCCGGGGCCCTGGGCCGGGGCGGCCTGGAGGACCGGGTCGACCGCAGGGCGTCGGAAGGAGCGACCGGGTGAGCCTGAGCCAGCTGCCGCGCGTCATGGACGAGGCGGACGCTGCGGTTCTCGTGGTCGACCTCGCCAGCACCCGCGTGGAGTACGCCAACCTGCGCGCGATGGCCATGGCCGGCGACGTGTCCCTCCCGGTCGGCATCGACGAGTGGGGCCACCACGCGGGCCTGGTCTCGCCCGGCGGCGAGGACCTCACCGAGACCACCGGGCCGCTGTCCCGGGTCGCCCGGGGCGAGCCGGTGGCCGGCGAGCTGATCCGGCGCGACTCCGACAAGGCCTCTGACGACGCAGCCGGCGAGCGGCGGCGCCAGCAGGACGCCTCCGACGACGGCGGTCTCGTCGACGACGTGGTCGGACCGCTCTGGGTGACCGGGTTCCCGCTGGGGGAGTCCATGCAGGGCCGTGCGCTCGTGGTCTTCATGCGCCTGACCGGACCCGGCCTGACCGCTGCGCCCGGGCCGGCCGAGGTGCTCGCCACCCAGGCCACCGCCGTGCGCGACCGCGCCGTCATCGCCACCGACCTGTCGTTCACCATCTCCGACCCGGCGCTGCCGGACGACCCGCTGGTCTGGGTCAACCCCGCGTTCACCCGCACCACCGGGTACACCTCCGACGACGTCGTGGGCCGGAACTGCCGCTTCCTCCAGGGGCCCGGCACCGACCGGGAGACGGTCGCCCGGATCTCCGCGGCGCTGCGCGAGGGCCGAGGCTGCGTGGAGACGCTGCTCAACTACCGCAAGGACGGCTCGGCGTTCTGGAACCAGGTCTCCGTCACCCCCGTCCTCGACCCCGAGGGACGGCTGGTCAACTTCGTCGGCGTCCAGGCCGACGTCACCGAGCGCGTCCTCGTGCAGGAGCAGCGCGAGCGCGCCCTGCTCGCCGAGCAGCGGGCCAGGGCCGGGCTCGTGCTGCTGGACCGGGTCTCCGACGCCGTCATCGAGCTCG
This genomic window from Aquipuribacter hungaricus contains:
- a CDS encoding NTP transferase domain-containing protein, which translates into the protein MAVEAMAGDTPTGDRRTVDGLVLAGGAGTRFGGDKTAAVVGGRTLLGRAVQTMVDAGTGTVAVVGPRLPDDLDLGVRPTDARPTDPTSRLVLTREDPPGSGPVAGLLAGLRELTAPTVLVLAADLPGVTRAVLADLLDALDADPGAEAAVATDADGRAQWLTAAYRTAPLRAACEAAVAGATGERGPSVKGVVGRLAVAEVAPRPGWGRLVDVDTPQDLTRAVLDDWARRLSDELGLQAALAGTDAPAVVDLVLDLAKDAAHTIARPAAPITTFALGVAAGLAAGGGQAADLTALRARIDALIDAHDGSAPQA
- a CDS encoding STAS domain-containing protein — its product is MTQNSATPAEDEAPDEAPTAPVVRPVDPGSVHVLFEPAATRVVLTGEIDAELGPDLLEAADDALAGTRRIEVDSHLVTFMDSTGVAFLARLASRAPERVRLLDPPDLVGFLIETTRIASLLDVVRDGRTSTPTD
- a CDS encoding zinc-dependent alcohol dehydrogenase, whose translation is MSRVMLALELFRSVPRYAAARAITAAGGVPGLLVGPLAPVRLTTRNEPVVRRAGWAELKVHLSGICGSDLGAVTGTTSLYFAGVSSMPCVPGHEIVGTLTQDCEDLPAGTRVVVDPVLACAARGLDACEQCAAGHTNRCDRVSVGHLRPGLQTGYCASTGGGWGERLVVHRSQLHVVPETLSDTRAVLVEPLACAVRLASQARVEEGQTVLVSGAGAVGLFATLAIRQLTPAGRIVVVAKHSAQAALARRFGATDVVQPAEALRGVRRLTQALTVQTRLPGIASRMDQEYLLGGVDVAVDAVGSASSLDMALRTTRAGGRVVLSGMPATGADLSPAWFRELELVGTYASAGDAFPTALRLAQEAPLGDGVGGEGDVLGAVYPLHRWREALPPPPSPGRLAPVRVPFAPRQGGGGGAGADARAGGRRGWPARG
- the fbaA gene encoding class II fructose-bisphosphate aldolase — translated: MPIATPERYAEMLNAAKDGSYAFPAINVTSSQTLNAVIRGFAEAESDGIVQVSTGGAEYLSGPTVKDMVIGATALAQYAHEVARAYDVQIALHTDHCPKDKLDGFVRPLLAMSKERVGKGQGPLFQSHMWDGSAVPLEENLQIAEQLLAECAEAKVVLEIEVGVVGGEEDGVDNEINDKLYTTTEDALAMVEALGTGEKGVYMAALTFGNVHGVYKPGNVKLRPEILRDCQDAIAEKLGQPKGSKPALLVFHGGSGSLPQEISDAVDYGAVKMNIDTDTQYAFTRPVVEHVMKNYDGVLKIDGEVGNKKAYDPRAWGKAAETGLAQRVVEACQNLRSAGRRLS
- a CDS encoding HAD-IB family hydrolase; protein product: MRLADSLAGKRILLTGVTGFVGEALLHKLLRDVPGCTVVAMVRPKQGQTAEDRVAKLLGKGIFADLPEGSGARVETLSGDLYDVPALPTDLDVVVHCAGDVSFDPPIQSAFQTNVVGVQGLVERVVESARQPDGSHRPLHYVHVSTAYVGGRRRGPVMEVSVEHTVDWRAEHEAAQRVAARIEDTSRTPAVLSRLVAKAEKDHDRAGPLAVAADAEERRRTWVTDQQKAAGGERARSLGWTDVYTFTKALGERVVEEVAAPVLPTTVYRPSIIESALTTPHPGWIEGFKMADPIILAYGRGELPELPAAPDSVIDIVPIDLVVNSIIAVAATPPPVGEPAYVHLSSGSRNPLTFRQLYDHVREYFAQHPFDMDSRGAVRLATWRFPGARIVERALTTGEKAYGVAEGALSLAPRSDRVRSIARNLDTQKRRLDFLRRYMDLYRAYTQVELYFVDDRMLAMHQAMDPEDQETFGFDTAVIDWEHYLIEVHCPAVTQGVRDYDVIRRRRGRSGGPAPRVVAPRDPSEPVDPDAAPVLAVFDMDGTLLSSNIIETYLWVRLPELSAAGKVRELAATAARLPLYLRAERRDRGALIRSAYRRYEGADLRALEEMVDETLTPHVLERVSGAAIRRVREHRAAGHRTVLITGAVTPITRPLAPLFDEIVAAELDTDSRGRCTGFLTRPPLVGEARAAWLKRYASVEGADLSQAYGYADSHSDLPMLQAVGRPTAVSPDVTLYREARKLRWPIEDWGTAGRSPRLQLPSIDTSQARLPG
- the cobA gene encoding uroporphyrinogen-III C-methyltransferase; its protein translation is MTPTSTPLPPHAPARAHAPAQAPINAAGHAPVHATAQAPVHAPGHAPVADENPGTPNGTPVPVGLRLTGRRVVCVGGGPVSARRTRALLDGGAEVHVVAPELCEDLAEHARAGRVTWHSRGYEPADLDGAWFVHTATGDRATDSRVAADAEQRRVWCVDATDAAASSAWFPAVARVDDVSVAVTAGGDPRRAARLRDAVATALDTGSLPLRRHRPGPGRVDLVGGGPGDPGLLTTRARRLLAQADVVVHDTLAPTSVLDELDPDVELVDVGKTAGHHPVPQHEINLFLVEHARRGRRVVRLKGGDPFVLGRGGEELLACREAGVTVAVTPGVTSAVSVPAALGIPVTHRGVSRSFTVLSAHEDLRAGQVPTEGTLVLLMGVSGLAATADRLVALGWSATTPAAVLEDGFGERQRRVVGTLADIAGRAEQAGVRPPGIVVVGEVVALAPAMQPDPVVLVAHGSRDPRSRAVTDGLAAALGERLGTEVVVSQLDHAGPRPQEAVDALAARGHRTVRVQPLLFTPAYHVTVDLPEALASCAATADGADVHVQGPLVGHPALLDALDRRLAETDLPDGVRPTALVMASAGTSSAPARAELEQTAAAWGERHGLPAVSAYASAAEPTPGQAVAALVAQGHSVAVGGLFVGPGYLPDKARAQALAAGAVVVAEPVGVAPELVQVLADRCAAPVGPAPHTGPSAA
- a CDS encoding MFS transporter, which codes for MATTTPAPATTPPAQTPPAQPSRASAAATAATTAAPTTATTGTPTAATTRTTGPLVRLGGRWVDGYDPEDRAYWESPLGRPVARRNLVWSILAENIGFSVWLLFSITVTFLPAAGFAFSTDQLFWLVSTAAIVGAVLRVPYTFMPALVGGRNWTVVSALLLLVPLGMLTTAVLDPTTPYWFFLLTAAAAGVGGGNFASSMASISHFFPDREKGLALGLNAAGGNIGVAVVQLLVPKAVLVGGIAVVGGVVGTTEAGRDLYLQNAALMWVPLVVLAAVGAFFFMDNLGSATFSFAGQAAAAARRQTWVMSFLYIGTFGSFIGFSAAFPLLIRNEFPAVDLASYAFLGALVGSVARPFGGWLADRLGGARVTLVAFLAMAATVGLILAALASGSFTAFLAAFLVLFVLVGAANGSTYRMIPIIFRAEAAELAAARGEDGPQTAARARREAASAIGLISAVGAAGGVFIPRGLSESYLATGGVTAAFVAFLAFYVACVAVTWSVYVRPGTLFARAGV